One Succinispira mobilis DSM 6222 genomic window carries:
- the fcl gene encoding GDP-L-fucose synthase: MQKDSKIYIAGHRGLVGSALVRELLAQGYTNLVYRTHAQMDLQNQAAVEEFFACERPEYVFLAAAKVGGILANSTYPADFIYSNLSIQNNIISLAHKYQVKKLLFLGSSCIYPKNCPQPIKEEYLLTGELEPTNDAYAIAKIAGIKMCQAYNKQYGTDFISVMPTNLYGPNDNFDLNSSHVLPALMRKFHEAKVNKQDKVVVWGTGKPIREFLYADDLAAACVYLMNSYSDDKIVNIGTGIGITIKELAEAMAKVVGFEGQLEFDTTKPDGTMVKINDVSYLKTLGWQAKIELITGLQMAYKWYLENVDEAN; encoded by the coding sequence ATAGTAAAATATATATCGCGGGACATCGGGGCTTAGTAGGTTCTGCATTAGTAAGAGAGCTACTAGCACAAGGTTATACTAATTTAGTTTATCGGACTCATGCACAAATGGATTTGCAAAATCAAGCTGCGGTAGAAGAGTTTTTTGCTTGCGAAAGGCCAGAATATGTTTTTTTAGCGGCGGCCAAGGTAGGTGGTATTTTAGCTAATTCTACTTATCCAGCTGATTTTATTTATAGCAATTTGAGTATCCAAAATAATATCATTTCTTTAGCACATAAATACCAGGTAAAAAAATTATTGTTTTTGGGTAGTTCTTGTATTTATCCTAAAAATTGTCCGCAACCTATTAAAGAAGAATATTTGCTAACCGGGGAGCTTGAGCCTACTAATGATGCCTATGCGATTGCTAAAATTGCCGGGATAAAAATGTGCCAAGCGTATAACAAGCAGTATGGGACTGACTTTATATCGGTTATGCCGACTAATTTGTATGGGCCTAATGATAATTTTGACTTAAATAGCTCGCATGTTTTGCCAGCATTGATGCGGAAATTTCATGAGGCTAAAGTAAATAAGCAAGATAAGGTCGTAGTCTGGGGTACAGGCAAGCCGATACGTGAGTTTTTGTATGCGGATGATTTAGCGGCAGCTTGTGTGTATTTAATGAATAGCTACAGCGATGATAAAATTGTTAATATTGGAACCGGGATAGGCATTACTATTAAAGAATTAGCTGAAGCTATGGCTAAGGTTGTTGGTTTTGAAGGTCAACTAGAGTTTGATACGACTAAACCAGATGGGACAATGGTAAAAATAAATGATGTCAGCTATTTAAAAACTTTAGGTTGGCAGGCTAAAATTGAGCTAATAACTGGTTTGCAGATGGCTTATAAATGGTATTTAGAAAATGTTGATGAGGCTAATTAA
- a CDS encoding glycosyltransferase: protein MRRILFLGTYLPEIAIAKIESSSQAANIFQGNLLNNLSKNNQTTILSYIGMPIPSDYLDTLKSELHKQKIEAVIANTKIAKIQAVFSYYLKLWRMGKNCDAILLYNHLHISFLVNIWGKLLGVKTYLIVADFDDYQKEENLLRKFILWLYTKQLCAYSGLIFLSKTLQNKYSAQKTFLLEGGISWNEFAKITLNRNNNVKKVVYAGLINQVTGIDIFLDMIKQCQRQDVRFIFSGRGELVSAIQALSKLDERIEYRGFLSRQEYQQLLSEAHVFINPRNMHLPENANNFPSKILEYLATGKIIISTKFPNYEKFQNHIKFCESDARSMNKTLELVLNKYQEEAEIIFDKNRLKAKEFTWDIQAIKIEEFMFE, encoded by the coding sequence GTGAGAAGAATATTGTTTTTAGGAACCTATTTACCGGAGATAGCAATTGCCAAAATCGAAAGTAGCTCACAAGCGGCAAATATTTTTCAAGGAAATTTACTTAATAATCTAAGTAAGAATAATCAAACAACAATTTTATCATATATTGGGATGCCAATCCCGAGCGATTATCTCGATACTTTAAAATCGGAACTGCATAAACAAAAAATTGAAGCTGTTATTGCTAACACTAAGATTGCTAAAATACAAGCGGTTTTTTCTTATTATCTTAAATTATGGCGTATGGGGAAAAATTGTGATGCAATCTTATTGTATAATCACTTACATATTAGCTTTTTGGTAAATATATGGGGAAAATTATTAGGGGTTAAAACATATTTAATTGTTGCAGATTTTGATGATTACCAAAAAGAAGAGAATCTTTTACGCAAGTTTATATTATGGTTATACACTAAACAATTATGTGCTTATTCTGGGTTAATATTTTTGTCTAAAACTTTGCAAAATAAATATTCAGCGCAGAAAACTTTTTTGTTGGAAGGCGGAATATCTTGGAATGAATTTGCTAAAATTACTTTAAATCGCAATAACAATGTAAAAAAAGTAGTGTACGCTGGCCTAATAAATCAGGTAACGGGCATAGATATTTTCTTAGATATGATTAAACAATGTCAAAGGCAAGATGTTCGCTTTATTTTCAGTGGGCGCGGGGAGTTAGTATCAGCTATACAGGCTTTGTCTAAACTTGATGAACGCATAGAATATCGTGGCTTTTTGAGTCGACAAGAGTACCAACAATTACTTAGTGAAGCACATGTTTTTATAAACCCTAGAAATATGCATTTACCAGAAAATGCGAATAACTTTCCCTCGAAAATTCTAGAGTATTTGGCTACGGGGAAAATTATTATTTCGACTAAGTTTCCTAACTATGAAAAATTTCAAAACCATATAAAATTTTGCGAGTCTGATGCGCGAAGTATGAATAAAACCTTAGAGCTAGTCTTAAATAAATATCAAGAAGAAGCCGAAATAATTTTCGATAAAAATCGTCTTAAGGCTAAGGAATTTACATGGGATATCCAAGCAATTAAAATTGAAGAGTTTATGTTTGAATAA
- a CDS encoding glycosyltransferase family 4 protein has product MKKIHLFHNIISPYKTLLFNELNSLLEGDLKVIYCTNTAGEREWLVDRDKIQYEYAVLNEVKLEKLSQVKLSIQVFKYLCQHRPKTIVVGGYDLLAFWLIWLWRLVHNVKFVVIMESQEQDHQRNAVKEVVKKIFFSVCDLAIAAGEKHRQYLCKLGLADTKIVVMKGVGGVEKTLYDKYLQKYHNEASKEELYSKLNIPKRKYFIYVGRFSPEKNIRMFLQAYAETVKELGIEEQWGIILVGSGKQETELRSLINAFRLKNIIMPGFVQQEFLPQYYLVSKVFVLPSLSETWGLVVDEAISLGLPVLISERCGSVPDIVQPGFNGLTFNPDNLSELKHRISLIVRDKIDLELFAQRSLAISRANSPLKSAEIIARGLGKL; this is encoded by the coding sequence ATGAAAAAAATACATTTGTTTCATAATATTATTTCCCCGTATAAAACATTGCTATTTAATGAACTTAATAGCTTGTTGGAGGGAGATTTAAAAGTTATATATTGTACTAATACAGCAGGTGAGCGTGAGTGGTTAGTTGATAGAGATAAGATTCAGTATGAATATGCAGTGTTAAATGAAGTAAAGTTAGAAAAGTTATCGCAAGTAAAACTTAGTATACAAGTTTTTAAATATCTGTGCCAACATAGACCAAAGACAATAGTTGTCGGCGGTTACGATCTCTTGGCATTTTGGTTAATTTGGTTGTGGAGACTAGTCCACAATGTGAAATTTGTGGTTATCATGGAGTCGCAAGAACAGGATCATCAGCGTAATGCCGTTAAAGAGGTTGTTAAAAAAATATTTTTTTCAGTTTGTGATTTAGCTATTGCCGCAGGAGAAAAACATCGACAATATCTTTGTAAATTAGGGCTAGCAGACACTAAAATAGTGGTTATGAAAGGTGTTGGCGGTGTTGAAAAAACGTTGTATGATAAATATTTACAAAAATATCATAACGAGGCAAGCAAAGAAGAATTGTATAGTAAATTAAACATTCCCAAGCGGAAATATTTTATTTATGTGGGGAGATTTTCGCCTGAAAAAAATATTAGAATGTTTTTGCAAGCATATGCAGAGACAGTGAAAGAATTAGGAATTGAAGAACAATGGGGTATAATTTTAGTTGGTAGTGGTAAACAAGAAACAGAACTGCGAAGTTTGATAAATGCTTTTAGGCTAAAAAATATTATTATGCCAGGATTTGTGCAACAGGAATTTTTGCCACAATACTATTTGGTTAGTAAAGTTTTTGTGTTGCCGAGTTTATCGGAAACGTGGGGACTAGTAGTAGACGAAGCTATTTCTTTAGGTTTACCGGTGTTGATATCAGAGAGATGTGGTAGTGTGCCTGACATTGTGCAACCAGGATTCAATGGGCTTACTTTTAACCCGGATAATTTATCTGAATTAAAACACCGAATAAGTTTAATTGTTAGAGATAAAATAGACTTAGAGTTATTCGCGCAAAGGTCTTTGGCGATATCACGAGCTAATAGCCCTTTGAAATCGGCGGAAATAATTGCAAGAGGGCTAGGTAAGTTATAG
- a CDS encoding acyltransferase family protein produces the protein MNIRIDKIDLVKTIGILAVVLGHIGNPYSKYIYSWHMPLFFFIAGYLLKNNYQNCFSVIANYAKKYFRIFVLANIAGILLASLRNYFLAREMLTWQEMLVDTFLYANSAPIAHYGFVLWFLPALFWAKSFFVWGSNSRNSWVAYILLLVIASLYKFEFHNYLGIRAGLDASLYVFLGYLYKQVENNIVLVRGLSIVALLAILNLPIPDTNIQMGLYDNKIISIVYALLNIVIIFNLVEIIDRLLRGRFPILSYLGKHSLQIMILHVYTNNIAHIIVEKVLKQNYWQVKLLISVLLSGLLLEGYYFIKGRIRYKAGII, from the coding sequence GTGAATATTAGAATTGATAAAATTGATCTAGTAAAAACGATTGGGATTCTGGCTGTTGTTTTAGGGCATATTGGTAATCCTTATTCAAAATATATATATTCTTGGCATATGCCGTTATTTTTCTTTATAGCAGGCTATTTATTGAAAAATAATTATCAAAACTGTTTTTCAGTTATAGCAAATTATGCTAAAAAATATTTTAGGATATTTGTGCTAGCCAATATCGCAGGGATTCTTTTGGCGAGTTTACGTAATTATTTTTTAGCAAGAGAAATGCTAACTTGGCAAGAAATGCTAGTTGATACATTTTTATATGCCAATAGCGCTCCGATTGCTCACTATGGCTTTGTACTCTGGTTTTTACCAGCATTATTTTGGGCAAAAAGTTTTTTTGTTTGGGGATCTAACTCTAGGAATAGCTGGGTAGCTTACATTTTATTGTTGGTTATAGCGAGCTTATATAAATTCGAGTTTCATAATTACTTAGGGATACGTGCTGGTTTAGATGCAAGTTTGTATGTTTTTCTAGGATATTTGTATAAGCAAGTTGAAAATAATATCGTTCTGGTTCGCGGATTAAGTATCGTTGCCTTATTAGCGATTTTAAACTTGCCTATTCCGGATACCAATATTCAAATGGGTTTATATGACAATAAAATAATTAGTATAGTTTATGCTTTATTAAATATAGTAATTATTTTTAATTTAGTGGAAATTATTGATAGATTGCTACGAGGACGTTTTCCGATTTTGAGTTATTTAGGTAAGCATTCCTTGCAAATTATGATTTTACATGTTTATACAAATAATATTGCTCATATTATTGTAGAGAAGGTCTTAAAACAAAATTATTGGCAAGTAAAATTGTTAATATCAGTTTTACTGAGTGGATTGTTGCTTGAAGGCTATTATTTTATAAAAGGTAGAATTAGATATAAGGCTGGGATTATATGA
- a CDS encoding glycosyltransferase — MKNIVISGVNIVAGGMLSVFKDCLLEATKYLDLYKITVFVHRKELFAEFDQRFEFIECPKAKTSWFWRCYYEYRWFKKYSQDKDIYFWLSLHDMSPLVKTDFQAVYCHNSAPFYKMPYKDYFIDFKVTLFTLFYKFLYRINIYSNRYIIVQQEWMRHKFQELFKLNNIIVAHPCRELILVEQVDSELANNTFIYPTLPSVYKNIEVICEAIQCLKDIDIKVLITIDGTENAYAKKIVTKYGHNPKLRFIGLQPRSKIFEYYSQVTGMIFPSKLETWGMPLSEFASTEKPIIAVDKEYARETLSGYERVQFFPENDYIKLASILKELVIDKTFATEIAMVKNEEPFAKNWRELFEILLRDVR, encoded by the coding sequence ATGAAGAACATTGTTATTTCCGGAGTGAATATAGTAGCGGGAGGAATGCTGTCTGTTTTCAAGGATTGTTTGCTAGAAGCCACTAAATATTTAGATCTTTATAAAATCACGGTATTTGTACATCGCAAAGAATTATTTGCAGAATTTGACCAGCGCTTTGAATTTATAGAATGTCCTAAGGCTAAAACTTCTTGGTTTTGGCGTTGTTATTATGAATATCGCTGGTTTAAAAAATACTCTCAAGACAAAGATATTTATTTCTGGTTATCCTTACATGATATGTCCCCTTTAGTTAAAACGGATTTTCAAGCAGTATATTGTCATAATTCTGCGCCTTTCTATAAAATGCCTTATAAAGACTATTTTATTGATTTTAAGGTAACATTATTTACCTTGTTTTATAAGTTTTTATATAGAATTAATATATATAGCAATCGCTATATAATTGTGCAACAAGAGTGGATGCGGCATAAATTTCAAGAGCTTTTTAAATTAAACAATATTATAGTTGCGCATCCTTGTCGAGAGCTGATTTTAGTTGAGCAAGTTGATTCAGAGTTAGCTAATAATACCTTTATTTATCCGACATTACCTAGTGTATACAAGAATATTGAAGTTATTTGCGAGGCAATACAGTGTTTAAAAGATATAGATATAAAGGTATTAATAACAATTGATGGTACGGAAAATGCTTATGCCAAGAAAATAGTTACTAAATATGGACACAATCCTAAACTAAGATTTATTGGTTTGCAACCACGGAGTAAAATTTTTGAATATTATAGCCAGGTTACAGGGATGATTTTTCCGTCTAAATTAGAAACATGGGGTATGCCGTTATCAGAGTTTGCCAGTACGGAAAAACCAATAATTGCAGTTGACAAAGAATATGCACGCGAGACTTTATCAGGGTATGAGCGAGTACAATTTTTCCCGGAAAATGACTATATAAAGTTGGCGTCAATATTAAAAGAATTGGTAATTGACAAAACCTTTGCAACAGAAATAGCGATGGTAAAAAACGAAGAACCTTTTGCTAAAAACTGGCGTGAGTTATTTGAAATATTATTGCGAGATGTTAGGTAG
- a CDS encoding glycosyltransferase family 4 protein — protein sequence MKKLLVFSQFFYPDQTGTGKVLAELFSYLARKGFAVTALSSRQIHNDSKNTILAAHEVWEKVEIHRVFKNFKDKNKALGRIFNYLMFFMQACFYTLQTGLHKNKDILISVSNPPIMPLLPAILKGKRKFIYLIHDLYPDIAIKMGATRPNSLMAKVILVVNNFVFLKADKIIVLGRDMKQYLIDNYLVNADKIVVFTNWAEKVNCPSCSPGNEFQLIYSGNMGKFHSLEMLLDLAVSMVDINICFIGAGAQRDSLQAKAEKLALTNVEFSPFLEQEQYLRKMQQASAFVVSLEKNLTGLAVPSKFYTYLSLGKPIICISEPESEMAQIIVEADCGFVVAHGDLVALERAVAKLLDKKTQLQMAENAKKVFTEKYEKTLVVAQYEKLLESL from the coding sequence TTGAAAAAATTATTGGTGTTTTCACAGTTTTTTTATCCAGATCAAACTGGAACGGGGAAGGTTTTGGCTGAATTATTTTCATATTTAGCAAGGAAAGGCTTTGCGGTAACGGCTTTAAGCAGTCGCCAAATTCATAATGATAGTAAAAATACAATTTTAGCAGCGCATGAAGTTTGGGAAAAAGTAGAAATTCATAGGGTTTTTAAAAATTTTAAAGACAAAAACAAAGCTTTAGGACGTATTTTTAATTATCTGATGTTTTTTATGCAAGCATGTTTTTACACTTTACAAACAGGGTTGCATAAAAATAAAGATATTTTAATTAGTGTGTCTAATCCGCCAATTATGCCATTGTTGCCAGCAATATTAAAAGGTAAGCGGAAGTTTATCTATTTAATACATGACCTATATCCAGACATAGCAATTAAGATGGGCGCAACAAGACCTAACAGCCTTATGGCTAAAGTTATATTGGTAGTAAATAATTTTGTTTTTCTTAAAGCCGATAAAATAATTGTTTTAGGTCGTGATATGAAACAATATTTAATTGATAATTATTTGGTAAACGCCGATAAAATAGTTGTGTTTACTAACTGGGCTGAAAAAGTTAACTGTCCAAGTTGTTCTCCAGGAAATGAGTTTCAACTAATATATTCTGGAAATATGGGGAAGTTTCACAGCTTAGAGATGTTGTTGGATTTGGCTGTTTCCATGGTTGATATCAATATTTGCTTTATAGGCGCTGGCGCACAACGAGATTCCTTACAAGCAAAAGCCGAAAAATTAGCATTAACAAATGTTGAATTTTCGCCCTTTTTAGAACAAGAGCAATACTTACGGAAAATGCAACAGGCAAGTGCTTTTGTAGTTTCTTTGGAAAAAAATTTGACTGGACTAGCAGTTCCTAGTAAATTTTACACATATTTATCATTAGGTAAGCCAATTATTTGTATAAGTGAGCCTGAAAGCGAAATGGCACAGATAATAGTCGAGGCAGATTGTGGTTTTGTTGTGGCACATGGAGATTTAGTAGCATTGGAAAGAGCAGTTGCAAAACTTTTGGACAAAAAAACTCAATTGCAAATGGCGGAGAATGCTAAAAAAGTGTTTACTGAAAAATATGAAAAAACTTTAGTGGTTGCTCAATATGAAAAGTTATTAGAAAGTTTATAG
- a CDS encoding LTA synthase family protein, producing the protein MKKMQKQPKKWLYLGFAVLLLCEIVWAYYFYLPIVPFPENEFWFKVVNVGLRDLLLLGSVRFLYSNRKRIPDRLVRYFPVVVAGGGYLLSAAHIIHMIELDLGFLTFIALLTGLINNIFLLLLVSICYHHWQSRTWQITYFLTYLFTVFALLIDSLYFANTSTHVQSVFFDNINIYSLEGVYSSLKLGQLLLVAALVLLVFPLFRLPKLTKIKPNFTYSLFAVVAFFLVFNLLNKSISFVSYKLLDQVQGLGLEVELEQTRQEYRDMVSTPVNINLVAKGLFKTDKVLKVGNGTAKRKLSEQDLQQLAGLYIYPDETPRPATVAKYKRVVLLVMESVHRDYFHFYNKKIPAEATPFIDELLANYPRLDNYYSSAIPTTQGLNATFRSQYIYDADVPGKARPTIYRQLNAAGYRNIFLNASSKYYANELREYPEQFGMNEYYSREYLETRGYKGASGWGFHNDVMYQEGLEFLRQAKQEDGKLFLVVKTLDMHQPYPYYGETYENLPPAVRDSKYATVRGMHWVDSCVRNFITTARQEGLLDEQTLVVLTSDHNPHSGGEYKELVDKNNSQSIAPIPLLFISKNLTPLDSLASNMYAGQVDLAPTLLYLLGVTPSASYVGRDLLQRDAYESFALGYFGGKAYYFSEEKNFNIKLDNPYPNNLQEDALANYLMYEYAK; encoded by the coding sequence ATGAAAAAAATGCAAAAACAGCCAAAAAAATGGCTATATTTAGGGTTTGCGGTTTTGTTATTGTGCGAAATTGTCTGGGCTTATTATTTTTATTTGCCGATTGTGCCCTTTCCCGAGAACGAATTCTGGTTTAAGGTTGTGAACGTGGGCTTGCGGGATTTATTATTGCTCGGGAGCGTACGCTTTTTGTATAGTAACCGCAAACGTATTCCCGACCGTTTAGTTCGTTATTTTCCTGTGGTGGTTGCTGGTGGGGGTTATTTATTAAGTGCTGCCCATATAATCCATATGATCGAGTTAGACTTGGGATTTTTAACGTTTATTGCGCTGTTAACAGGGTTGATAAATAATATTTTCTTGCTGCTACTAGTGAGTATTTGTTATCATCACTGGCAAAGTCGCACTTGGCAAATAACTTATTTTCTCACTTATTTATTTACCGTATTTGCCTTGTTAATTGATAGTCTGTATTTTGCCAATACCTCGACACATGTACAAAGTGTGTTTTTTGATAATATAAATATTTATTCTTTAGAAGGGGTATATTCTAGTTTAAAACTTGGTCAATTATTGCTTGTCGCTGCCTTAGTTTTGCTGGTTTTTCCCTTGTTTCGCCTGCCCAAGCTTACTAAAATTAAACCGAACTTTACCTATTCGTTATTTGCGGTAGTTGCTTTTTTCTTGGTGTTTAATTTGCTTAATAAAAGTATTTCTTTTGTTAGCTATAAGCTACTAGATCAGGTGCAAGGCTTGGGTTTAGAAGTAGAACTAGAACAAACGCGCCAAGAGTATCGCGATATGGTCAGTACTCCAGTTAATATTAATTTAGTAGCAAAAGGTTTATTTAAAACGGATAAGGTGCTAAAAGTTGGTAATGGCACTGCAAAACGTAAGTTGAGTGAACAAGATTTACAGCAATTAGCAGGGTTATATATTTACCCTGATGAGACACCACGTCCAGCGACAGTAGCCAAGTATAAGCGGGTAGTGCTGCTGGTAATGGAGTCTGTGCATCGCGATTATTTCCATTTTTACAATAAAAAAATTCCTGCCGAGGCTACACCGTTTATTGATGAGTTGTTAGCTAACTATCCGCGCTTGGATAATTATTATTCTAGTGCGATTCCCACGACTCAAGGGTTAAATGCTACTTTTCGTTCGCAATATATTTATGACGCCGATGTTCCTGGCAAAGCGCGGCCTACGATATATCGCCAGTTAAATGCGGCGGGCTATCGCAATATTTTTTTAAATGCTTCTAGTAAATATTATGCGAATGAGTTGCGTGAATATCCAGAACAATTTGGCATGAATGAATATTATTCCCGGGAATATTTAGAGACCAGAGGTTATAAAGGTGCTTCAGGTTGGGGTTTTCATAATGATGTGATGTATCAAGAAGGTTTAGAGTTTTTACGCCAGGCTAAGCAAGAGGATGGCAAGTTGTTTTTAGTAGTGAAAACTTTAGATATGCACCAGCCTTACCCCTATTATGGAGAAACCTATGAAAATCTACCGCCCGCAGTACGCGATAGCAAGTATGCAACTGTGCGGGGCATGCATTGGGTAGATAGTTGCGTACGGAACTTTATAACTACTGCAAGGCAAGAAGGCTTATTAGATGAACAAACTTTAGTGGTGCTGACTAGTGACCATAATCCGCATTCAGGCGGAGAGTATAAAGAATTAGTTGATAAAAATAACTCGCAAAGTATTGCGCCTATTCCTTTGCTGTTTATCAGCAAGAATTTAACGCCGTTAGATAGTTTAGCGAGCAATATGTATGCTGGTCAGGTTGATTTGGCGCCGACTTTATTATATTTGTTAGGGGTTACCCCAAGTGCTAGTTATGTCGGGCGGGATTTATTGCAACGTGACGCTTATGAATCCTTTGCTTTGGGCTATTTTGGTGGCAAAGCCTACTATTTCTCAGAGGAAAAGAATTTTAATATTAAGCTAGATAATCCGTATCCCAATAATTTACAAGAAGATGCGCTGGCAAATTATTTGATGTATGAGTATGCCAAATAA
- a CDS encoding phosphomannomutase/phosphoglucomutase — protein sequence MLTTTAFKAYDIRGRVPSEINEQLAYTLGRVFVDKYAAQTVVVGRDIRESSASLCTALTKGLRAAGAKVLDIGLCGTEMVYFATTHLQACGGIMVTASHNPQDYNGMKLVRAGAVPISGDTGLQDLAKLVVEFQEDGEDKQGEYATVDIMPAYRAKILSFVDTQALKPLKIVVNAGNGCAGPVFDQIAATLPFEVVRINHQPDGSFPNGIPNPMLVENQGVTARAVVEHQADLGIAWDGDFDRCFLFAADGEFIEGYYLVGFLAEVFLQRQPGAKIMYDPRLTWNTLEIVEKLQGQPVISKGGHAFMKETMRREEVLYGGEMSAHHYFKDFTYADSGMIPWLLVLEYMSQTGRSLKSLVAERMAKFPCSGEINRRVADASTVLAELQAKYDPDKQGLYIDGIAVDFPKWRFNVRVSNTEPVIRLNLETRGDRQLLAEKTAEVLALIGGDEA from the coding sequence ATGTTAACAACAACAGCTTTTAAGGCCTATGATATTCGGGGGCGTGTGCCGAGTGAAATTAATGAACAATTAGCCTATACTTTAGGACGGGTTTTTGTGGACAAATATGCGGCACAAACCGTAGTTGTCGGGCGGGATATACGCGAATCTAGCGCTAGCCTATGTACAGCCTTAACTAAAGGCTTGCGGGCCGCTGGAGCGAAAGTTTTGGATATTGGCTTATGTGGTACGGAGATGGTTTATTTTGCGACTACGCATCTTCAAGCTTGTGGGGGCATTATGGTTACAGCTAGTCATAACCCGCAAGATTATAACGGCATGAAGCTGGTGCGCGCTGGGGCGGTGCCGATTTCGGGTGATACGGGCTTACAAGATTTAGCAAAGTTGGTCGTAGAATTTCAAGAAGATGGGGAAGATAAACAAGGTGAATATGCGACGGTAGATATTATGCCTGCTTATCGCGCCAAAATTCTTAGCTTTGTAGATACACAGGCTTTGAAACCTTTGAAAATTGTTGTAAATGCAGGTAATGGTTGTGCGGGACCAGTCTTTGATCAAATAGCGGCAACTTTACCGTTTGAAGTAGTTAGAATTAATCATCAACCAGATGGCAGTTTCCCAAATGGCATTCCCAATCCGATGTTAGTAGAAAATCAAGGAGTAACGGCACGCGCAGTTGTCGAACATCAGGCGGACTTAGGTATTGCCTGGGATGGCGATTTTGACCGCTGCTTCTTATTTGCCGCGGATGGGGAATTTATTGAGGGTTATTACTTGGTAGGGTTTTTAGCGGAAGTATTTTTGCAGCGTCAACCTGGGGCAAAAATTATGTATGATCCCCGCTTGACTTGGAATACATTAGAGATTGTAGAAAAACTTCAAGGACAACCAGTTATTTCTAAAGGCGGGCATGCTTTTATGAAAGAAACTATGCGTCGTGAAGAAGTGTTATATGGGGGCGAGATGTCGGCGCATCACTATTTTAAAGATTTTACTTATGCGGATAGTGGGATGATTCCTTGGCTATTAGTTTTAGAATATATGAGCCAAACCGGCCGCAGTTTAAAAAGTTTGGTGGCAGAGCGGATGGCTAAATTCCCTTGTAGCGGGGAAATTAATCGGCGGGTAGCGGATGCAAGTACAGTGCTGGCCGAGTTACAAGCTAAATATGATCCAGATAAACAAGGCTTATACATTGATGGGATTGCCGTGGATTTTCCGAAATGGCGCTTTAATGTACGCGTTTCGAATACCGAGCCAGTAATTCGCTTGAATTTAGAGACGCGGGGCGATCGACAATTGCTAGCTGAAAAAACAGCGGAAGTTTTAGCCCTTATTGGTGGCGACGAGGCCTAA